Within Anopheles ziemanni chromosome 2, idAnoZiCoDA_A2_x.2, whole genome shotgun sequence, the genomic segment TACCCGGACAGTGTGCTATTGCTGCTGTTCGACGAGTACGTCAACACAGTTCAATACTGGAAGTACTATGAGCGTTTTTTTCGAATTCCAGCCGGCTGTAAACTGTCAGATATTACAATTAGAAACGCACCGCAGCTGCAGACGGTAGCCGTTGCCGCACCAAACGATCAGTTGCTTACACTTACTCTACTCAGCACCGGGATGGTAACCCTTCCCGATTCCTTCCTGAACCTACTGGGTATTAGAACACTGATGGTGCAGGAAGGTGTGTTGCAAACGGTCAGCCTAGATCCGCTCGCCAACAGTTCCAATCTTACCGTGCTCGTGCTGGCCTTCAACCGTGTTAAGCAACTCGTAGTCAGCAACAATCGCAAGTTGGTCCTCTCTGTGAAGGAATTTGTACTGGCAAATAATATGTTGGAGTACATCGATGGTGCGTTTTTTACCCCAATGAAGCATCTTTTCAACCTTAACCTGGCCGGTAACCGACTTCAACGAATCGACGGACCGATCGTCAGTTTCCCTCGATTGACAATTTGTTACTTAAGTGGGAACCAGATGACGCACTTAAATGTATCCAACTGGCGAGCACCACAGCTAGAGGAACTTTTAATGAGCTCCAACAACTTGACTCAGCTACCAGAAGgattggaaaagtttccgAATCTGACCGGACTTCTACTATCCGACAACAAACTATCTACCATTGATCTTCGCCGTCTGGAAGGGTATCCTAAACTTCAAACGATTGACGTCTCCGGCAACCTTCTACAAACCGTGCGAGTCTCACAGCAGGGTCAGGTCACTCTGCGCTTAATTAAAAGAGTAAAtcttgagcaaaaccaaatctCTCAGATCGATTTCACTCGTTGGAATATGCCGatgcttcgctcgctgcggctCGCTTTCAATCGACTGGAGAGTCTTCCAGATCTGTTCAAACTCTTCCCCAAGCTTCAAGAGTCGACTGCCTACAGTAATCCACTCCAATGCAACAGTCTCCGACAGTTACAGTCGTATTTTGTGGAAGACAAGCTCATGGTCGATACAACGGCATACGGTCGGACCTGTAAAACTAACTCATCCTTCAAACTTTCCACAGGGACGGTTATCTGTTGCATGGGGTAACGCCAAAGCGTTGCCGCCTCGTATTGAATTGAACCTTGTAACCTACGTTATATCTTATGGTGGCGGAAAATAAAGCTACATTCAATGGGGTAAGTTCATCTGGTATGGTTTTATTACTGTCTCCACTTGGTTTGAGACCTACAGAACAAGATGAGCGATCGTTTTATTAGTGAAGAGAATGCTccaaatcgaatgaaaaaagtTTGATAACCTGTCGTTGTCCGCGACGGCCGATAGGTAGTGCCGGTCAGAAAATGAGGGCTGGGGCTCATTACCTGAACGGCGTgtgagttcgaatcccaaccgagacccgacccttgtacgagaggactaacTATCctcgtacacatagggtaaaagttGTTGAGTTTGCGATTACAACTTCATCAATTGAGTAGGCTATAGTTATATAGTAGACTGTGATGAAGGTGAAGCAAGGTTTTATTCCTTGTCTGTCTGTTAGTCTCGTCGGATGTAATCTGTATTCTGTTCAGTACGTGTAATAAAAGCAGAGTAGTGCAGTGGAAGAGAATCAAATAACCAACAAAAGtgtcgtaagcccttaacggactggcatgaccaacaaaacaaggtcgttacagcaagaagaagaagacatgATTATAGGAATCTTTACGAGCAGTCAACAAATTCAGCTAAACTCGGCTTAAGACGAGAGGTGTATAACGCCAAAGAGGCATGTTTTGGACGGCATTCATTGGCACTATTCATAATTTACTGCCACATCACGCCTTGGGCACCTTCGTTTTCCGTCATGCAACTACTACGAAAGTTTAAAGCAGAGCAAGCAGTGCGATAAGCTGATTTAGTTAATGACCGGAAGATTCAGAAGGGTCGTATTAAAGCGTATTACAGCACATTTCCATTCCTTTATATCCTCTTCACTGAAATTTGCGAGCATTAATCAGGCCTAAAGAGGTTAGTGACATTTAGTTGCGAGTTGACAATGGTGGATGCAATACCAAACTGTATAACCATCGCGTTTGTGGTCGGTACGTTAGTAAAGCCTAACCAATAGTGTAGCATCAACTGAACCTAAAGAAATTGCATCTTCCTTACCTTCCTCGGTAGCAAATGTATGGCTGTGGTCGTTAGCTGCATCTGTGGGAAATGCTGGACCTAAGACTTGTGATCGTTATTTTTCCTCGTGCATCTACGACAAGCTGAACTTCTCCGGCGACGGTCTGCAACGTCTGCGAGCTTCCGCTACCATTATGCAGGATGTGTTTGTGGTGCAAGTTAACCAGCTTATCACCCCCTACCCGGACGGAGTACTATTGCTGCTGTTCGACGAGTACGTCATCATAGTTCAATATTGGAAGTACAACGATCGTTTTTTTAGAATCCCATCCGGGTGTAAACTGTCATATATAATGATTACAAACGCGCCGCATTTGCAGACGGTAGCCGTTGCCGCACCAAACGATCAGTTGCTTACACTTACTCTACTCAGCACCGGGATGGTAAGCCTTCCCGATTCGTTCCTGAACCTAGTGGGTATTAGAACACTGATTGTGCAGCAGGGTGTGTTGCAAACGGTCAGCCTAGATGCGCTCGCCAACAGTTCCAACCTTACCGAGCTCATGCTGAGTTACAACCGTGTGAAGCAACTCGTAGTCAGCAATAATCGCGAGTTGGTGCTTCCAGTGAAGGACTTGTCACTGTCTGGAAATCGCCTTGAGTACATAGACGGTGCGTTTTTTAACCCGCTAAAGCATCTTGTATACCTTTCCCTGCAAGGTAACCGACTTCAACGAATCGACGGACGGAGCGTCAGCTTTCCTCGATTAACAATTTTTCACTTAGATGCGAACCAGATGACGCACTTAAATGTGTCCAACTGGCGAGCACCACAGCTAGAGGAACTTTATATAAACATCAACAACTTGACTCAGCTACCAGTAGAATTGGAAAGGCTCCCGAACTTAACCATACTTTTTCTATACGATAACAAACTATCTACCATTGATCTTCGCCGTCTGGAAGGGTATCCTAAACTTCAAACGATTGACATCTCCGACAACCTTCTACAAACGGTGCTAGTTTCACAGCAGGGTCAGGTCACTCTGCCCCTAGTCAAAACAGTTAGTCTTGGCCTAAACCAAATCTCTCAGATTGATTTCACTCGCTGGAATATGCCGatgcttcgctcgctgcggctCGCTTTCAATCGACTGGAGCGTCTTCCAGATCTGTTCAAACTATTCCCCAAGCTTCAAGAGTCGACTGCCTACAGTAATCCACTCCGATGCAACAGTCTCCGACAGCTACAGTCGTACCTTGCGGAGAACAAGCTCATCGTCGATACAACGGCATACGGTCAACCCTGTGTAACGAACTCATCCTTTAAAGTTTCCACTGGAGCGGTTATCTGTTGTATGGAATAACACCTATGCATTGCCGCCTCTTATTGAATTGAACCTTGTAATCTGCCTTATCTCTTAtgctgatggaaaataaaactacattcaTTGGGGTACATTCATCTGGTACGGTTTATTCCTGTCTTCGCCCCGACTCAGACCTACAGAACAAGGATAGCGCGATCGCTTCAGTTGTGAAGCTATTGCGCGATGATCAGATTAAGTTAATGACCGGAATTCGGAAAGGGTCGTATTTAAGAGTATTAGTGCACAATTACCTGCCTTTATTTCCTCTTCACTTCGATTTTTGAACATTAGTCAGGCCTAAAGAGGGCAGTGATATTTAGTTGCGAGTTAACAATGGTGGAAACAATACCAAACTGTATAACCATCGCGTTTGTGGTCGGTACGTGCGAAAAGTCTAACCGATAGTGTAGCATCACCTGAGCCTAAAGAAACTGCATCTTCCTTACCTTCTTTCGCTAGCAAATGTATGGCTATGGTCTGTTACTTCTTCCGTGGGAAATGCTGAACCTAGACCGTGTGTTCGCGAATTGGCCATGTGTAATTACGATAAGCTGAACTTCTCCGCCGACGGTCGGCAACGTCTACGGGCATCCGCTACCATTATGCAGGATGTGTTTACGGTACAAGTAAACCAGCTTATCACCCCCTACCCGGACGGGGTGCTTTTGCTGCTGTTCGACGAATACGTCAACACAGTTCAATACTGGAAGTACTATGAGCGTTTTTTTCGAATTCCAGCCGGCTGTAAACTGTCAGATATTACAATTAGAAACGCACCGCAGTTGCAGACGGTAGCCGTTGCCGCACCAAATGATCAATTGCTTACACTTTCTTTATTCAGCACCGGGATGGTAAGCCTTCCCGATTCGTTCCGGAACCTAGTGGGTATTAGAACACTGTTGTTGCAGGAGGGTGTGTTGCAAACGGTCAGCCTAGATCCGCTCGTCAACAGCTCAAATCTTACCGTGCTCATGCTGGGCGCCAACCGTGTGAACCAACTCGTAGTCAGCAACAATCGCGACTTGGTCCTCCCAATACAGGACTTTTCACTGGCAGACAATCTGATTGAGTACATCGACGGTGCGTTTTTTACCCCACTGAAGCATCTTGCCTACTTTACCCTGGAAGGTAACCGACTCCAACGAATCGACGGACCGATCGTCAGTTTCCCTCGATTGACAATTTGTCACTTAGAAAATAACCAGATGACCCACTTAAATGTATCCAACTGGCGAGCACCAAAGCTAGAGGAACTTTTCATGAGTATCAACAACTTGACTCAGCTACCAGTAGGATTGGAGAGGCTCCCGAATCTGATCGGACTTCAACTATCATACAACAAACTATCTACCATTGATCTTCGCCGTTTGGAAGGGTATCCTAAACTTCAAACGATTGACGTCACCGGCAACCTTCTAAAAGCGGTACGAGTCTCACAGCAGGGTCAGGTCTCTCTGCGCCGTCTCCAAATGATAAATCTTGCCCAAAACCAAATCTCTCAGATCGATTTCACTCGTTGGAATATGCCGATGCTTCGCTCGCTAACGCTCGCTTTCAATCGACTGGAGCATCTTCCAGATCTGTTCAAACTCTTCCCCAAGCTTCAGAAATCGGTTGCCTTCGGGAATCCATTCCAATGCAAAAGTCTCCGACAGCTACCGTCGTATCTTGCGGAGAACAAACTCACAGTCGATACAACGGCTTACGGTCAACCCTGTGTAACGAACTCATCCTTTACAGTTTCTACTGGAAGGGTTATCTGTTGCTTCGAGTAAACCTAAAGTGTTCTGCCCTAGATTGAAATCAACATGATAACATGTCTTATATCTTatgctggtggaaaataaagaatCAGTTGTTGATGTATTTTCGCCTGGTGTTTTTTATTGCTGATTCTGGTGTAGTTTATTTCTTACAGCACAACGTTAGCGATCCTTTCAGAGTGACATACCCGCTAGTGCAATCCTCCGGGTCCTGCGGTAGTCCTAAAATGAGCCTACCCGCCATGATGTTCTCCGTCAATGCCTGTACGGTGGTACACGGTAGCGGATTGTACTCCAAACCGAACGAACCGAGCGCAGGGAATGCCGCGACCAGCCTTGGTACGGTCGTGAAATTGTTGTGCGATAAGCTGATGTAGTTAATGGCCGGCAGATCCAAACCGGACGTGTTGAAGCGCGCGAGCGCACAGTTCTCGGCGTACAGTGTGGTCAACATCGGTAGGCTGACGGGACGCGACGCTCGAATGCCGCGGGCCTCCTTGTTGTACGAGAGGTCGATCGAGTTCAGATTGGGCAGGCCATTGAACGGAGCGAGGTCTATGCTTTTGAGCAGATTGTTCGACATCGCCACCAGCTGCAGGCTGGGGAAGCGTCGCAAGCGCTGCGGTATAGCCTGGAACTTGTTGTTGTCGAGAAGGAGTCGCTGCAGGTTCGGTGCCGATAGCCACTGTAAATCGAGCGTTGTCAGATTGTTGTTCTGTAGGTTCAAAAAGTCGACGGCCGGCCAGGTTACGGTGCTTTGAGCGGCGATGGTTAGCAGGTTGTTGTAGCCTAGATCGAGCCCACGTAACGCTCCCAGAGAGACGAACGCGGTCATATCAAGTGCCTCTAGTAGGTTATTGTGCAGGTACAAGTTCTCGATGGCTAACGTGAACGGTGTTTTGATGGTCGTAGGCACAATCGAGCGAATCTCGTTGAAACTCAAATCGAGCGTATCAAGCTTGAGATTGTTGGTGAAAAGATCAAATGAAAACTCCTTTACCGTACACCGCGTT encodes:
- the LOC131294750 gene encoding leucine-rich repeat transmembrane neuronal protein 2-like, with the translated sequence MGMANTCMLASLNMSSDGIATLRKIPPGVFYAISVELVRMPENPSGVFLQRMAEFVNKIEIYKYNEQVFQILPGTSLNVISVYTAPSLNQVVIAPSLNISELYIGVCPLVHIPPTIRNLELLEDFTITRCTVKEFSFDLFTNNLKLDTLDLSFNEIRSIVPTTIKTPFTLAIENLYLHNNLLEALDMTAFVSLGALRGLDLGYNNLLTIAAQSTVTWPAVDFLNLQNNNLTTLDLQWLSAPNLQRLLLDNNKFQAIPQRLRRFPSLQLVAMSNNLLKSIDLAPFNGLPNLNSIDLSYNKEARGIRASRPVSLPMLTTLYAENCALARFNTSGLDLPAINYISLSHNNFTTVPRLVAAFPALGSFGLEYNPLPCTTVQALTENIMAGRLILGLPQDPEDCTSGYVTLKGSLTLCCKK